Proteins encoded together in one Janthinobacterium tructae window:
- the dusA gene encoding tRNA dihydrouridine(20/20a) synthase DusA, whose amino-acid sequence MMDWSDRHCRKFHREITRHTWLYTEMVTTGALVYGDVERHLRFNEEEHPVALQLGGSDPKDLATSARLGQQWGYDEINLNCGCPSERVQKGAFGACLMAEPQLVADCVKAMRDVVDIDVTVKHRIGIDDSESYDFVRDFVGTVADAGCKTFIVHARNAILKGLSPKENREVPPLKYDYAYRLKREFPQFEFIINGGIKTLDEIDLHLQHLDGVMLGREAYHNPYVMAQFDQRYYGDDTPVKTREQVLEAMIPYISAQLEKEAGRLKLNSITRHMLGLMQNLPGARGFRQTLSDSKKLASGDPRLLLEAAARLSLPA is encoded by the coding sequence ATGATGGACTGGAGCGACCGCCATTGCCGCAAGTTCCACCGCGAAATCACGCGCCACACCTGGCTCTACACCGAGATGGTGACGACGGGCGCGCTGGTGTATGGCGACGTGGAACGCCATTTGCGCTTCAACGAGGAAGAGCACCCGGTGGCGCTGCAGCTGGGCGGCAGCGACCCGAAGGACCTTGCCACCAGCGCCAGGCTGGGCCAGCAATGGGGCTATGATGAAATCAACCTGAACTGCGGCTGCCCGTCCGAGCGCGTGCAGAAGGGCGCGTTTGGCGCCTGCCTGATGGCCGAGCCGCAACTGGTGGCCGACTGCGTGAAAGCCATGCGCGACGTGGTCGATATCGACGTCACGGTGAAGCACCGCATCGGCATCGATGACAGCGAGTCGTATGACTTCGTGCGCGATTTCGTCGGCACCGTGGCCGATGCCGGCTGCAAGACGTTTATCGTGCATGCGCGCAATGCCATCCTGAAAGGCTTGAGCCCGAAGGAAAACCGCGAAGTGCCGCCCCTCAAATATGACTATGCCTACCGCTTGAAGCGCGAGTTTCCCCAGTTCGAGTTCATTATCAATGGCGGCATCAAGACCCTGGACGAGATCGACCTGCATCTGCAGCACCTCGACGGCGTGATGCTGGGCCGTGAGGCGTATCACAACCCGTACGTGATGGCACAGTTCGACCAGCGCTACTACGGCGACGACACGCCCGTGAAAACGCGCGAACAGGTGCTTGAAGCGATGATTCCCTATATTAGCGCGCAGCTGGAAAAGGAAGCGGGGCGGCTGAAGCTCAACAGCATCACGCGCCACATGCTGGGCTTGATGCAAAACCTGCCTGGCGCGCGCGGTTTCCGCCAGACCCTGTCCGATTCGAAGAAGCTGGCCTCGGGCGACCCGCGCCTGCTGCTGGAAGCGGCGGCGCGCCTGTCTCTGCCCGCCTGA
- the typA gene encoding translational GTPase TypA: MSNTKRAIRNIAIIAHVDHGKTTLVDQLLRQSGTFRENQAVDTRVMDSNDLEKERGITILSKNCAVEYEGTHINIVDTPGHADFGGEVERVLSMVDSVLLLIDAQEGPMPQTRFVTRKALALGLKPIVIVNKIDRPGARPDWAINQTFELFDKLGATDEQLDFPIIYASGLNGYAGLTEDVRSGDMKPMFDAILQHVPVRDDNPEGPLQMQITSLDYSSYVGKIGIGRVNRGTVKVGQDVLVINGPGATPIKGRINQVLNFKGLERVLVDEAVAGDICLINGIDEIGIGSTLCAVDTPEALPMLTVDEPTLTMNFMVNNSPLAGREGKFVTSRQLRDRLDRELKANVALRVAPTDDDTIFEVSGRGELHLTILLENMRREGFELAVSRPRVVYKMVDGVRHEPFENLSVDVEEVNQGGVMEELGRRRGDLQNMESDGKGRVRLEYLIPARGLIGFQGEFMTLTRGTGLMSHVFNEYAPVDNTRGEMAGRRNGVLISQDDGAAVAYALWKLQDRGRMFVVHNDPVYEGMIIGIHSRDNDLVVNPIKGKQLTNVRSSGTDEAVRLVPPVQMSLEYAVEFIADDELVEITPKSIRLRKRFLKENERKRAGRDS, translated from the coding sequence ATGTCAAATACAAAACGCGCAATTCGTAATATCGCCATTATCGCCCACGTTGACCACGGCAAAACCACGCTGGTGGATCAGCTGCTGCGCCAATCCGGCACCTTCCGTGAAAACCAAGCGGTCGACACCCGAGTCATGGACTCGAACGACCTGGAAAAGGAGCGCGGCATTACGATTCTGTCGAAGAACTGCGCTGTTGAGTACGAAGGCACCCACATCAACATCGTCGACACCCCAGGCCACGCCGACTTCGGCGGCGAAGTGGAACGTGTTCTGTCGATGGTCGACTCGGTTCTGCTGCTGATCGATGCACAAGAAGGCCCGATGCCGCAAACCCGTTTCGTCACGCGCAAAGCGCTGGCACTGGGTCTGAAGCCTATCGTCATCGTCAACAAGATCGACCGTCCAGGCGCACGTCCGGACTGGGCCATCAACCAGACGTTCGAACTGTTCGACAAACTGGGCGCTACCGACGAACAACTCGATTTCCCTATCATTTACGCTTCGGGCCTGAACGGCTATGCCGGCCTGACCGAAGACGTGCGCAGCGGCGACATGAAGCCGATGTTCGATGCGATCCTGCAACACGTGCCTGTCCGTGATGACAATCCGGAAGGCCCGCTGCAAATGCAAATCACCTCGCTCGACTACTCGTCGTACGTCGGCAAGATCGGCATTGGCCGCGTCAACCGCGGTACCGTCAAGGTCGGCCAGGACGTGCTGGTCATCAACGGTCCAGGCGCCACGCCGATCAAAGGCCGCATCAACCAGGTGCTGAACTTCAAGGGCCTGGAGCGCGTGCTGGTAGACGAAGCCGTTGCCGGCGACATCTGCCTGATCAACGGTATCGACGAAATCGGCATCGGTTCGACCCTGTGCGCAGTCGATACCCCGGAAGCGCTGCCTATGCTGACCGTCGACGAGCCAACCCTGACCATGAACTTCATGGTCAACAACTCGCCACTGGCTGGCCGCGAAGGCAAGTTCGTGACCTCGCGTCAATTGCGTGACCGTCTGGACCGCGAACTGAAAGCCAACGTTGCTCTGCGCGTAGCGCCGACCGACGACGATACGATCTTTGAAGTATCGGGCCGTGGTGAATTGCACCTGACGATTCTGCTCGAAAACATGCGTCGCGAAGGCTTCGAGCTGGCCGTATCGCGTCCGCGCGTGGTCTACAAGATGGTCGATGGTGTGCGCCACGAGCCGTTTGAAAACCTGTCGGTCGACGTGGAAGAAGTCAACCAGGGCGGCGTCATGGAAGAGCTGGGCCGTCGTCGTGGCGACCTGCAAAACATGGAATCGGATGGCAAGGGCCGCGTGCGTCTCGAGTATCTGATCCCGGCGCGTGGCCTGATCGGCTTCCAGGGCGAATTCATGACCCTGACCCGCGGCACCGGCTTGATGAGCCACGTATTCAACGAATACGCGCCAGTCGACAACACCCGTGGTGAAATGGCTGGCCGTCGTAACGGCGTGCTGATCTCGCAAGATGACGGCGCCGCTGTTGCCTACGCCCTGTGGAAACTGCAAGATCGCGGCCGCATGTTCGTGGTCCACAACGATCCAGTGTACGAAGGCATGATCATCGGTATTCACTCGCGTGACAACGATCTGGTCGTCAACCCGATCAAGGGCAAGCAGCTGACCAACGTGCGTTCGTCGGGTACCGATGAAGCAGTGCGCCTGGTACCACCAGTGCAAATGTCGCTGGAGTACGCGGTGGAATTCATCGCCGACGACGAACTGGTTGAAATCACGCCTAAATCGATCCGTCTGCGCAAGCGCTTCCTGAAAGAAAACGAGCGTAAGCGCGCCGGCCGCGACTCGTAA
- the truB gene encoding tRNA pseudouridine(55) synthase TruB: MAGPKKPPGIKRVRDLVDGVLLLDKPVGWSSNDALIKAKRVLNAKKAGHTGTLDPFATGLLPLCFGEATKFSQDLLEADKTYETLVHLGQTTDTGDTEGEVLETRDVNVTEEQIEAVLAQFRGPILQTPPMYSALKRDGKPLYEYARAGITLEREARPVTIHKLEFLGYEAPFLKLSVMCSKGTYIRVLGEDIGHALGCGGHLNALRRTQVGSLTLDGVVTLDELTAHAAPLSLLAPVDALLSSFPAVQLTEELAKRFLHGQRIALGKEEVAVPAEPGRVRVYHDSKLLGTGQLQEYSILAPERLIATAHQ; this comes from the coding sequence GTGGCAGGTCCGAAGAAACCACCGGGCATCAAGCGGGTGCGCGACCTGGTCGACGGCGTCTTGCTGCTCGATAAGCCCGTGGGCTGGTCCAGCAACGATGCCCTGATCAAGGCCAAGCGCGTGCTGAATGCCAAAAAAGCGGGCCATACGGGCACGCTGGACCCGTTCGCCACGGGCTTGCTGCCGCTGTGCTTTGGTGAGGCCACGAAGTTCTCGCAGGACTTGCTGGAAGCCGATAAAACCTACGAAACCCTGGTGCACCTGGGGCAGACGACGGATACGGGCGATACCGAGGGCGAGGTGCTGGAAACGCGCGACGTCAACGTCACCGAAGAGCAGATCGAAGCCGTGCTGGCGCAGTTCCGCGGACCGATTTTGCAGACGCCGCCCATGTACTCGGCCTTGAAACGCGACGGCAAGCCCCTATATGAGTATGCAAGGGCCGGTATCACCCTGGAGCGCGAAGCGCGCCCGGTGACCATCCACAAGCTCGAGTTCCTCGGCTACGAAGCCCCGTTCCTGAAATTGTCCGTGATGTGCAGCAAGGGCACGTATATCCGCGTGCTGGGCGAAGACATCGGCCATGCCCTCGGTTGCGGCGGCCATTTGAACGCCTTGCGCCGCACGCAGGTGGGCAGCCTGACCTTGGACGGCGTCGTCACCCTGGACGAGCTGACGGCGCATGCCGCGCCGCTGAGCTTGCTTGCGCCCGTCGATGCATTATTGTCGAGTTTTCCCGCCGTCCAGCTGACCGAAGAATTGGCCAAGCGTTTCCTGCACGGCCAGCGCATCGCACTGGGCAAGGAAGAGGTCGCCGTACCAGCCGAACCGGGCAGGGTGCGCGTGTATCACGACAGCAAGCTGCTGGGCACGGGCCAGTTGCAGGAATACAGCATCCTGGCGCCGGAGCGTCTGATCGCCACGGCACATCAATAA
- a CDS encoding methyl-accepting chemotaxis protein, which yields MNLAKMKVGTRLGLGFALVLVLLVAVTVLGIARMAQIQERLDHVINVNNVVTRLVIDMRGNVSDRITSLRILTLMTDASDMEPEMARIKTQTSTYQETQKKLEEKFAVESTAEEKTLLASIKEYEAAAMPAIAKASALWMANDAEGATRVMIKEIRPVQKKWIDALEQLATLEDKLNEQMQSDARKAFDSARLFMIILGVLAVAMGVAAALIITRGLLKQLGGEPDYTASIAGSIAKGDLSIGIHTQSSDNSSLLAEMKEMRNSLVGVVGQVRVGTETIGTASHEIADGIIDLSSRTEMQASALEKTASAMEELTSTVKQNADNAREANKLAATASDVALKGGSVVSQVVDTMSSINESAKKIVDIIGVIDGIAFQTNILALNAAVEAARAGEQGRGFAVVASEVRNLAQRSAGAAKEIKILIDDSAEKTERGTRLVGQAGVTMGEVVDSVRRVTDIMSEIASASQEQSAGIEQVNLSIIEMDGMTQQNAALVEQAAAAAQSLQDQAAELAHVVSIFKLVEGEEKPAAYVPAPVAAAPVAVRKPAPALRPVKSLTRKPEAAAPVAAPAPRKAAGAGSNDEWEEF from the coding sequence ATGAATTTAGCAAAAATGAAGGTTGGTACCCGCCTGGGCCTGGGATTCGCCCTGGTACTGGTTCTGCTGGTGGCCGTGACCGTCCTCGGCATCGCGCGCATGGCGCAAATCCAGGAACGTCTCGATCACGTGATCAATGTCAACAATGTCGTCACCCGCCTGGTGATCGACATGCGTGGCAACGTCAGCGACCGCATCACCTCGCTGCGCATCCTCACCCTGATGACTGACGCGAGCGATATGGAGCCGGAAATGGCGCGTATCAAGACGCAGACCAGCACCTATCAGGAAACGCAGAAAAAGCTCGAAGAGAAATTCGCCGTCGAGTCGACTGCCGAAGAAAAAACCTTGCTCGCTTCGATCAAGGAATACGAGGCGGCAGCCATGCCGGCCATCGCCAAGGCGTCGGCACTGTGGATGGCCAACGATGCGGAAGGCGCCACGCGCGTGATGATCAAGGAAATCCGCCCGGTACAGAAAAAATGGATCGATGCGCTGGAGCAATTGGCCACCCTGGAAGACAAGTTGAACGAGCAGATGCAATCGGATGCCCGCAAGGCGTTTGACAGCGCGCGCCTGTTCATGATCATCCTCGGCGTACTGGCCGTGGCGATGGGCGTGGCGGCGGCACTGATCATTACCCGTGGCCTGCTCAAGCAGCTCGGCGGCGAACCCGACTATACGGCCTCGATTGCCGGCAGCATCGCCAAGGGCGATCTGTCGATCGGCATCCACACGCAAAGCTCGGACAATTCCAGCCTGCTGGCGGAAATGAAAGAAATGCGCAATAGCCTGGTCGGCGTCGTCGGCCAGGTGCGGGTCGGTACGGAAACCATCGGCACGGCCTCGCATGAAATCGCCGACGGCATTATCGACCTGTCTTCGCGCACCGAAATGCAGGCCAGCGCACTGGAAAAAACCGCCTCCGCCATGGAAGAGCTGACTTCGACCGTGAAACAGAATGCGGACAATGCGCGTGAAGCCAACAAGCTGGCCGCCACTGCATCGGACGTGGCCCTGAAGGGCGGTTCCGTGGTGTCGCAAGTGGTTGACACCATGAGCTCGATCAATGAATCGGCGAAGAAAATTGTCGACATCATCGGCGTCATCGATGGCATCGCCTTCCAGACCAACATCCTGGCGCTGAACGCGGCCGTGGAAGCGGCGCGTGCCGGCGAGCAAGGCCGCGGCTTTGCCGTGGTGGCCTCGGAAGTGCGCAACCTGGCGCAGCGCTCCGCTGGCGCCGCGAAAGAAATCAAGATTCTCATCGACGATTCGGCCGAGAAGACGGAACGCGGCACGCGCCTGGTAGGCCAGGCTGGCGTGACGATGGGCGAAGTGGTCGACAGCGTGCGCCGCGTCACCGACATCATGAGCGAGATCGCCAGTGCCAGCCAGGAGCAAAGCGCCGGCATCGAACAGGTCAACCTGTCGATCATCGAGATGGATGGCATGACGCAGCAAAATGCGGCCCTGGTGGAACAGGCGGCCGCTGCGGCGCAAAGCTTGCAAGACCAGGCGGCCGAACTGGCCCATGTGGTCAGCATCTTCAAACTGGTCGAAGGCGAAGAGAAGCCGGCAGCGTATGTGCCGGCCCCGGTGGCCGCCGCGCCCGTCGCCGTGCGCAAGCCTGCGCCGGCATTGCGCCCGGTGAAGTCGCTGACCCGCAAGCCGGAAGCGGCCGCTCCCGTGGCCGCTCCTGCGCCACGCAAGGCGGCAGGCGCCGGCAGCAATGACGAGTGGGAAGAGTTTTAA
- a CDS encoding energy transducer TonB, with the protein MFENKRLMSVAAALLVSVSSTAFAAEVPASFDAKNCKADYPKASLMNEEQGTVSMSFLVNADGSVADSKLDKSSGFKNLDKAAIKALAACKFKPGTKDGAAAQTWTKVDYAWKLD; encoded by the coding sequence ATGTTTGAGAATAAGCGTTTGATGAGTGTTGCAGCAGCCTTGCTGGTGTCCGTTTCTTCCACCGCCTTTGCGGCAGAGGTGCCGGCGTCGTTCGATGCCAAGAACTGCAAGGCCGACTATCCAAAAGCCTCGCTGATGAACGAAGAGCAGGGCACCGTGTCGATGTCCTTCCTGGTCAATGCCGATGGTAGCGTTGCCGATTCGAAACTCGACAAGAGCAGCGGCTTCAAGAACCTGGACAAGGCCGCCATCAAGGCCCTGGCCGCATGCAAGTTCAAGCCGGGCACCAAGGATGGCGCCGCAGCGCAAACCTGGACCAAGGTCGATTACGCCTGGAAGCTGGACTGA